A single Anopheles maculipalpis chromosome 3RL, idAnoMacuDA_375_x, whole genome shotgun sequence DNA region contains:
- the LOC126563644 gene encoding peptidyl-alpha-hydroxyglycine alpha-amidating lyase 2, giving the protein MDQLLPVLLLLLPVLVLVLVVGGANSYTVPRDTDILLADGFFKRMRDLFAERAYEDALGAGGPEMADEAPPLAPVDTSHLDSPPKPKLVEDWPKVKHSFGQVTAVTIDLQGNPVIFHRGSRTWTMESFNDSHHYQHIAEGPIPENTIATLAASDGAVLEERGAGIFYMPHGLTIDHNGNMWLTDVALHQVFKFMPGRDYPAITLGHRFEPGSSKSHLCKPTSVAIASTGEIFVADGYCNSRLLKFNAAGRLIRTIPQPPEFLSLQTPHGLTLLEHLDMVCVADRENMRVVCPRAGLQTSYGEGTQAATIQEPDLGRVFDVAAYGDLVYAVNGPTSPMIPVRGFTIDPRSETIIDHWGKFENPHSITFCPNGSAMYVTEIGPNRVWKFTLTM; this is encoded by the exons ATGGACCAACTGCtaccggtgctgctgctgcttctgccagtgctggtgctggtgctggtggtcgGAGGTGCCAACTCCTATACGGTTCCTCGCGATACCGACATCCTGCTGGCGGATGGATTCTTCAAGCGTATGCGGGACCTGTTTGCTGAGCGCGCGTACGAAGATGCGCTCGGTGCTGGCGGACCCGAAATGGCAGACGAAGCG CCGCCATTGGCACCGGTCGACACCTCGCATCTTGACAGTCCACCAAAGCCGAAGCTGGTAGAGGACTGGCCGAAGGTGAAGCACTCCTTCGGGCAGGTAACGGCCGTCACTATCGATCTGCAAGGCAATCCGGTCATCTTCCACCGTGGCAGCCGCACATGGACAATGGA GAGCTTCAACGATAGCCACCACTATCAACACATCGCCGAAGGACCGATCCCGGAAAACACGATCGCAACTCTCGCAGCCTCGGACGGTGCCGTCCTCGAGGAGCGTGGTGCCGGCATTTTCTACATGCCACACGGACTAACGATCGATCACAATGGGAACATGTGGCTAACGGATGTGGCGTTACATCAGGTGTTCAAGTTTATGCCCGGCCGGGACTATCCCGCCATTACGCTCGGGCACCGTTTTGAGCCCGGCTCGTCCAAAAGCCACCTCTGCAAACCAACGTCAGTCGCTATTGCCAGTACGGGTGAAATTTTCGTTGCCGACGGGTACTGCAACAGTCGGCTGCTAAAGTTCAACGCTGCCGGACGCTTAATCCGTACCATCCCACAACCTCCCGAGTTCCTTTCGCTACAAACTCCGCACGGTTTGACACTGCTCGAACATCTCGATATGGTGTGTGTGGCCGATCGGGAAAATATGCGTGTCGTCTGTCCACGGGCCGGTCTGCAGACATCGTACGGCGAAGGCACACAGGCAGCCACGATCCAGGAGCCAGATTTGGGACGCGTGTTCGATGTGGCCGCATACGGTGATTTGGTGTACGCAGTAAATGGACCCACCTCGCCCATGATTCCGGTGCGCGGATTTACGATCGATCCACGATCGGAAACGATCATCGATCATTGGGGCAAGTTTGAGAATCCGCACTCGATCACCTTCTGCCCGAACGGATCGGCCATGTACGTGACCGAGATCGGGCCGAATCGTGTGTGGAAGTTTACCCTCACGATGTAA